One genomic segment of Hordeum vulgare subsp. vulgare chromosome 2H, MorexV3_pseudomolecules_assembly, whole genome shotgun sequence includes these proteins:
- the LOC123427237 gene encoding uncharacterized protein LOC123427237, protein MGGEGASSSGGGFRARIDHVLYSGEKKHVVAGIAIFAAIFGVPWYLMTRGAKHDSHQDYVERANKARSDRLSSGQPSLKE, encoded by the exons atggGAGGCGAGGGCGCCAGTTCAAGCGGCGGGGGGTTCCGCGCCAGGATAGATCACGTCCTGTACAGCGGAGAGAAGAAGCACGTCGTCGCAGGCATCGCCATCTTCGCCGCCATTTTCGGGGTTCCCTGGTACCTCATGACCCGAG GGGCAAAGCATGACTCTCATCAAGATTATGTGGAGCGAGCTAACAAGGCGAGGTCGGATAGGCTTTCTTCTGGACAGCCATCACTGAAAGAATGA